Proteins from a genomic interval of Toxotes jaculatrix isolate fToxJac2 chromosome 5, fToxJac2.pri, whole genome shotgun sequence:
- the LOC121181589 gene encoding gamma-crystallin M3-like, whose amino-acid sequence MSTTDMNMMSRFEPVCPQIIFYEDRNFQGRSYECSSDCADMSSYLSRCHSCRVERGCFMVYDRTNFMGNQYFMRRGEYADYMSMMGMNDCIRSCRMIPMYRGSYRMRIYERENFGGQMYELMDDCDNVMDRYRMSNCMSCHVMDGHWLMYEQPHYRGRMMYMRPGEYRSFMNMGMGSMRFMSMRRIMDSCY is encoded by the exons ATGTCCACCACCGACATGAACATGATGAGCAGG TTTGAACCCGTCTGTCCTCAGATCATCTTCTACGAGGACAGGAACTTCCAGGGCCGCTCCTACGAGTGCAGCAGCGACTGCGCCGACATGTCGTCCTACCTGAGCAGGTGTCACTCCTGCAGGGTGGAGAGAGGCTGCTTCATGGTCTACGACCGCACCAACTTCATGGGCAACCAGTACTTCATGAGGAGGGGCGAGTACGCCGACTACATGAGCATGATGGGAATGAACGACTGCATCAGGTCCTGCCGCATGATCCCCATG TACCGCGGCTCGTACAGGATGAGGATCTACGAGAGAGAGAACTTCGGAGGCCAGATGTACGAGCTGATGGACGACTGCGACAACGTCATGGATCGTTACCGCATGTCCAACTGCATGTCGTGTCACGTGATGGACGGACACTGGCTGATGTACGAGCAGCCCCACTACAGAGGCAGGATGATGTACATGAGGCCCGGAGAGTACAGGAGCTTCATGAACATGGGCATGGGCAGCATGAGGTTCATGAGCATGAGACGCATCATGGACTCCTGCTACTAG